From Tripterygium wilfordii isolate XIE 37 chromosome 13, ASM1340144v1, whole genome shotgun sequence, the proteins below share one genomic window:
- the LOC120011826 gene encoding UDP-glycosyltransferase 73D1-like isoform X2, which produces MASISGQLHFVLIPLMAQGHMIPMIDMARLIAERGVLVTLVTTPQNASRFETIIDRAERSGLPIRLFQIPFPCQEVGLPVGCENLDSLPSRNLLRKFYNALAMLQEPLEQFLQQHENPPSCIISDKCISWTSCTAKRFNVPRIVFHGMSCFSLLSSHNIKLHNAHLSVSSDSEPFVIPGLPQKVEVTMAQLPGTFVSLPDLDDIRDKMREAESTAFGVVVNSFDELEHGCADFYQKAIKKKVWCIGPVSLTNKETLDKFERGNKASIDEKQCLDWLDSIKPRSVIYACLGSLCRLVTSQLIELGLALEETKQPFIWVVPKTGEKSYLELEKWLMEERFEERTKGRGLVIKGWAPQVLLLSHPAIGGFLTHCGWNSTIEGVYSGVPMITWPQFSEQFFNEKLVVAILRTGVRVGVEIPVRWGQEEELGVLVTKNHIVKAIEMLMDKGEEGEERRNRARELGKIAKKVMEEGGSSYFNMSLLIQDLVMKIKSAKEGKRLFSFTS; this is translated from the exons ATGGCCTCAATTTCAGGCCAATTACACTTCGTCTTGATCCCACTCATGGCTCAAGGCCACATGATTCCAATGATTGACATGGCGAGACTAATTGCAGAAAGAGGTGTTCTTGTCACCTTGGTCACCACCCCTCAAAATGCATCAAGATTCGAGACGATCATCGATCGAGCGGAAAGATCAGGGCTCCCGATTAGGCTGTTTCAGATTCCATTTCCATGCCAAGAAGTGGGGCTGCCAGTAGGTTGCGAGAATCTCGACAGTTTGCCTTCAAGAAACCTGCTAAGAAAATTCTACAATGCACTTGCCATGCTACAAGAACCTTTGGAGCAGTTTCTTCAACAGCATGAGAACCCTCCAAGCTGCATAATCTCGGACAAGTGCATCTCCTGGACATCATGTACTGCTAAAAGATTCAACGTTCCGCGGATTGTTTTCCATGGAATGTCATGTTTTTCATTGTTGAGTTCTCATAATATCAAGCTTCATAATGCTCACCTTTCGGTATCTTCGGATTCGGAACCTTTTGTGATACCAGGATTGCCACAGAAGGTTGAGGTCACAATGGCTCAGCTTCCAGGAACTTTTGTGAGCCTACCCGATCTGGACGATATTCGGGACAAGATGAGAGAGGCCGAATCAACAGCTTTTGGAGTTGTGGTTAACAGTTTTGATGAATTAGAGCATGGTTGTGCTGACTTCTACCAGAAGGCCATAAAGAAAAAAGTATGGTGCATAGGGCCAGTTTCTTTAACTAACAAGGAAACTCTGGACAAGTTTGAGAGAGGAAACAAGGCATCAATTGATGAGAAACAATGCCTTGATTGGCTCGATTCAATCAAACCAAGGTCGGTTATTTACGCTTGTCTTGGTAGCTTGTGTCGTCTAGTTACATCTCAACTGATAGAACTAGGATTGGCATtggaggaaacaaaacaaccaTTTATCTGGGTTGTTCCCAAAACAGGGGAAAAATCTTATCTTGAGCTAGAGAAGTGGTTGATGGAggaaagatttgaagaaaggACCAAAGGAAGAGGACTGGTGATCAAAGGTTGGGCTCCACAAGTTCTACTACTGTCACACCCAGCAATAGGAGGGTTCTTGACACATTGTGGTTGGAACTCTACCATAGAAGGTGTATACTCTGGCGTGCCGATGATAACATGGCCTCAATTCTCTGAGCAATTCTTTAACGAAAAGCTAGTCGTTGCGATTTTGAGGACTGGAGTTCGAGTAGGCGTGGAGATTCCGGTTAGATGGGGACAAGAAGAAGAGCTTGGTGTGTTGGTCACGAAAAACCATATTGTTAAGGCCATAGAAATGTTAATGGACAAGGGAGAAGAAggtgaagagaggagaaacagAGCAAGAGAACTTGGAAAAATAGCAAAAAAGGTAATGGAAGAAGGTGGATCTTCTTACTTCAACATGTCACTCTTAATTCAAGAT CTTGTGATGAAAATCAAATCAGCAAAAGAAGGAAAGCGGTTGTTCTCATTTACTTCATGA
- the LOC120011826 gene encoding thyroid receptor-interacting protein 11-like isoform X1, translating to MLRLQKSKPAKSGEKIDFKLSHFKALQVPKGWERLYVSIIAVETGKTIAKLSKALVRNGNCRWTETLLESIWVSGEDSSKELEEECLFKLVVAMGSARSGILGEATVNMASYVGSSDPVPLQFPLKKNNHGTVLQLKIHCLTPRTEIRETTPKKSNSNEDDLNPDSPNVDVKSEASHSASTRSSSSYSHKELDIEPGSMEEIFYTASGSHHGYDSAANSMEERLSSGSNLNGNDHNRIGGQELTSGFQNSAPPTNSHAGNHCQSNYSSFNSQHMDSEYQFQENQKDLRTFGSSRNLFEAAEDTIEELRKEAKTWERNARKHMLDLEIMKKEYSDQYKKQSNLSMELSAACAERDGLQKEVAQLKLQLEKSMINPSSSEDSLFQDEGVTHVQKELQDEIKFQKESNNDLALQLMRSQESNLELVSVLQELEETIEKQKLEMENVSTLPLKLTEMDSSIQERQPATMDSIIAENADLIGEIKALKEKLQMLERDCTELTDEKFQLLSKLKEINDNAMAESTSRPSNKLLTNGFSISGSEVSYQEYEMHSLKEKLKKEVLDEIGNDYNLSIKELERLNIELEVKIEELGEELAEKSLKLQTLEVNLLSKEEEISKLLQSQSALESKFSDLQDDKAELEDNMEVFLKESEIATKCLTDLQNDLIVLSSSVDSQTSVNKYLERKSSELESGKHELEIRISDLEQENMQLSAHISDLDVQLRSLTVETDASELELEKSKHLVLTLQDEITKLRTDMETQKMDLKHNLEDRNNQLSAAKEECKCLRKENTKLQAANESLIDECNLLKKTNGDLKNKNLELHELHSHLETKLKESHASFADSSKKIELLEAKLSSVLEDSASREKILTAELDTLLDENRRHKEKLDQGEMLLNQIYMEHKAEVENLQQEVKHLTRKLSAAHEERDRITSECEHEVSHLQAKLESDLNNMKIESEEKVQGLVAELATFKQNMEKLKTDNDRLLKSLQKYKHGDEKFKTDVNDLELKLTVCEYERQQLMEESSNLKTQLLKVAHHQDKVLTLTKKLNASKSEKEKLEASLNQISGECEELKLEKNSLVEKISTLQEAVAELEDCKKSRITLEEKLLEMADDLVEKETFCAQDDELKFELSRIKRENEKFQQKIQLLEEEKYESMTKAQALEEALKLTQEEANNHKASNITSYKNRHQKESEDGYEISDEIPHPAGDPLLKIQSLEEELTKAKEANKMYHVQLKRLTSEGRKNRFESPRKLMTGDEVTPKDRNEQTNSPMESELRDLRERYLNMSLKYAEVEAQREELVMKIKSAKEGKRLFSFTS from the exons atgtTAAGGTTGCAGAAGTCTAAGCCTGCCAAATCAGGAGAGAAGATTGATTTCAAACTCTCTCATTTCAAGGCTCTCCAG GTCCCGAAGGGGTGGGAGAGGTTGTATGTGAGTATAATTGCGGTGGAGACGGGGAAAACGATTGCGAAATTGAGTAAGGCGTTGGTGCGAAATGGGAACTGTCGATGGACGGAGACTCTGTTGGAGTCTATTTGGGTTTCAGGGGAAGATTCTTCAAAGGAGCTTGAAGAAGAGTGCCTTTTCAAGCTTGTTGTTGCCATG GGATCAGCCAGATCTGGCATTCTTGGAGAGGCAACAGTGAATATGGCAAGCTATGTGGGTTCAAGTGATCCTGTTCCTCTTCAATTTCCATTGAAGAAGAACAATCATGGAACTGTTTTACAA CTCAAAATCCACTGCTTGACACCAAGAACAGAAATCAGGGAAACTACACCCAAAAAGTCCAATTCAAATGAGGATGATTTGAATCCCGACTCTCCGAATGTGGATGTCAAATCAGAAGCATCTCACAGTGCATCTACGAGGAGTTCAAGCTCCTACTCCCATAAAGAGCTTGACATAGAACCTGGGAGTATG GAAGAAATTTTCTATACTGCTTCAGGTTCACATCACGGGTATGACTCAGCTGCAAATTCCATGGAGGAAAGGCTCTCTTCTGGTAGCAACTTAAATGGCAATGACCATAATCGGATTGGTGGACAAGAACTAACCAGCGGCTTCCAGAATAGTGCTCcaccaacaaattctcatgctgGCAATCATTGTCAATCAAATTACTCATCCTTTAATTCACAGCATATGGACTCAGAATACCAGTTTCAGGAAAATCAAAAAGATTTGAGAACATTTGGTTCTTCCAGAAACCTTTTTGAAGCTGCAGAAGATACAATCGAAGAGCTTCGCAAGGAAGCTAAGACGTGGGAGAGGAATGCGCGGAAGCACATGCTTGATTTGGAGATAATGAAGAAAGAATACTCGGATCAATACAAAAAACAGTCGAATCTGAGCATGGAGCTTTCAGCAGCTTGTGCAGAACGTGATGGTTTGCAAAAGGAAGTTGCACAACTGAAGCTACAGTTAGAGAAGTCAATGATAAATCCATCTTCATCAGAGGATTCACTATTTCAAGATGAAGGGGTAACCCATGTACAAAAGGAACTGCAAgatgaaattaaatttcaaaaGGAATCCAATAATGACTTGGCTCTGCAGTTGATGAGGAGTCAAGAATCAAATCTTGAGCTTGTGAGTGTGCTTCAAGAGCTGGAAGAGACCATTGAAAAGCAGAAACTTGAGATGGAGAACGTCTCAACGCTACCATTAAAACTCACTGAAATGGATAGCTCTATCCAAGAAAGACAACCTGCAACAATGGATTCCATTATTGCAGAGAATGCAGATCTGATCGGAGAAATCAAAGCCCTGAAAGAGAAGTTGCAGATGCTTGAAAGGGACTGTACTGAACTGACGGATGAAAAGTTTCAGCTCTTGAGCAAACTAAAAGAGATAAATGACAATGCAATGGCGGAAAGCACATCTCGGCCATCCAATAAGCTTTTAACCAATGGTTTTTCCATATCTGGGTCCGAAGTGAGTTATCAAGAATACGAAATGCATAGTCTCAAAGAGAAGCTGAAGAAGGAAGTACTTGATGAGATAGGAAACGACTATAACTTGTCCATCAAAGAACTTGAGAGGTTGAATATCGAACTGGAagtaaaaattgaagaacttggGGAGGAATTGGCTGaaaaaagtttgaaattacagacaCTTGAGGTTAATCTGCTATCGAAAGAAGAGGAGATTAGCAAGCTTCTGCAGAGTCAAAGTGCATTAGAGTCTAAGTTTTCAGATCTTCAAGATGACAAAGCGGAGCTAGAGGATAACATGGAAGTTTTCCTTAAAGAAAGTGAGATTGCTACAAAATGCTTGACTGATTTGCAAAATGATTTAATAGTGCTTAGCAGTAGTGTTGATTCTCAAACTTCTGTAAATAAATATTTGGAAAGAAAATCCTCAGAACTGGAAAGTGGGAAGCACGAACTGGAGATCCGTATATCAGATTTAGAGCAAGAAAATATGCAGCTGTCGGCTCACATATCCGACTTGGATGTTCAACTGAGGTCTTTGACGGTTGAGACGGATGCAAGTGAACTGGAGCTAGAAAAATCAAAACATCTTGTCCTGACGCTGCAAGATGAGATCACAAAATTGAGAACTGATATGGAGACTCAAAAGATGGATCTGAAGCACAATCTAGAGGACAGAAATAATCAATTGTCTGCAGCTAAAGAAGAATGTAAATgtttgagaaaagaaaatacCAAGCTACAAGCAGCCAATGAGAGTCTGATTGATGAGTGTAATTTACTTAAAAAAACTAATGGAGATTTAAAGAATAAGAACTTGGAATTGCATGAGCTTCATTCCCACCTGGAGACAAAGTTGAAGGAGTCGCATGCAAGTTTTGCTGATAGCTCTAAGAAAATAGAACTTCTGGAAGCAAAACTTTCTTCAGTGCTGGAAGATAGTGCTTCAAGAGAGAAGATTTTAACTGCAGAATTAGATACACTTCTTGATGAAAACAGAAGACACAAAGAGAAACTTGATCAAGGTGAAATGTTGCTCAATCAGATATATATGGAACACAAAGCTGAAGTTGAGAATTTACAACAAGAGGTAAAACATCTCACCAGGAAACTTTCTGCAGCTCATGAAGAAAGGGATAGAATAACCTCTGAATGTGAGCATGAAGTATCTCACTTACAAGCCAAACTGGAAAGTGACCTCAATAATATGAAAATAGAATCTGAGGAGAAGGTACAAGGCTTGGTGGCTGAGCTTGCGACCTTCAAACAGAACATGGAAAAGCTGAAGACTGATAATGATAGACTGTTGAAGTCGCTACAGAAATACAAACATGGGGATGAAAAGTTCAAGACTGATGTTAATGATCTTGAGCTAAAGCTTACAGTTTGTGAATATGAACGACAACAGCTAATGGAAGAATCTTCAAATCTGAAGACGCAGTTGCTAAAAGTAGCACATCATCAAGATAAGGTTTTGACATTAACGAAGAAGCTCAATGCGTCAAAGTCTGAGAAAGAGAAACTCGAGGCATCATTAAACCAAATATCTGGAGAATGTGAAGAATTGAAGTTAGAGAAAAATTCATTAGTGGAGAAGATTTCTACCTTGCAGGAAGCTGTGGCTGAATTAGAGGACTGTAAAAAGAGCAGAATCACCTTGGAAGAAAAGCTTTTGGAGATGGCAGATGATCTAGTGGAAAAAGAGACATTCTGTGCACAGGATGATGAGCTTAAATTTGAGCTCAGCCGGATAAAGAGGGAAAACGAGAAATTTCAGCAGAAGATCCAACTACTCGAGGAAGAGAAATATGAGAGTATGACTAAAGCTCAAGCACTTGAAGAAGCACTAAAATTGACGCAGGAAGAAGCAAATAATCACAAAGCATCTAACATAACTTCTTACAAGAATCGGCATCAAAAAGAG AGTGAAGATGGATATGAAATTTCTGATGAAATTCCTCATCCTGCTGGAGACCCTCTCTTGAAGATTCAATCACTAGAGGAAGAACTTACCAAGGctaaagaagcaaataaaatGTATCATGTTCAGCTTAAAAG ATTAACATCTGAAGGTAGGAAGAATCGATTCGAATCTCCTAGAAAATTGATGACTGGAGATGAGGTTACACCAAAAGACAGAAATGAGCAAACAAACTCACCAATGGAATCAGAATTAAGAGACCTTCGTGAGCGCTACCTGAACATGAGCCTCAAATATGCTGAAGTAGAAGCTCAGCGCGAAGAGCTTGTGATGAAAATCAAATCAGCAAAAGAAGGAAAGCGGTTGTTCTCATTTACTTCATGA